ATGGCGGTGTGGCCCCCGCTCCGTACGCCGACAGCAAGGGCGCCGTGCGCCCGACGGAGGCCGACACAGCGTCGCCTCCGTACGCCTTCGGCCGCCCCGGAACTGGTGGCGCCGTCGGCGGACATCCGACCGATCGTCCTGCTGGCTCCGGTCTCCACCAGCGTCAGCGCACTGATCCAATTGGGAGCATCCGGGTACTCCCAACTAGCAGGACGGAGGCCAGCTCGGACAGCGCTGGCTCCAGCTGGGAGTCGCGGAGTTGGCGGCCGGCCAAGACCAGGGCCGCTGCGCCGAAGAGCCGCGCACAGCGGAGGCCGCACCAGGCAAGGTGCCCGATACGGCCTCCGGTGCTCAGGCTCGGCGCCTGGTCGTACGCGCTGCTTCCAAGGACGCAGCCGGGTGCCAGGCAGGTGCCAGGCAGCCGGCGCCTGGTCATCCCCGCTTTGACACGCGCAGCGGGAACGTCGGGGCGCCGACGGTGTCGAGCGTGATGGTGTTCGCCGCCACGTACCGGTCCAGGTACGGCGACCGGTCGCCCTGGGTGGGCGAGTCGAACCGCGGGTCCTGCACCTCCAGGCCGAGCCGTGCACCGGTGACGGTGATCGTCTGACCAGAGGGAACAGGGCGCCAGCCCCGTGAGGTGATGGTTCCGACGAACCACACGCGGGGCGGGCGTACCGGACTGAGGTCGAGTGGTCGTACCAGCGGATCACCACCGGGGGCGACGTACCAGCACGCGTGTCGGAGCAGCAGACCAACGTGCACGTCACCGAGGAGGTCAAGGTGGTCATCCCGGACACCGTGGCCTCGCCGGGACTGCTCTGGGCCCGGACCACCTTCACCCGCCCCGGCGGAACCCCCTACTCGGGTCCGGATCTGTACGCGTTCGCCCTGTTCCGGGCCCCACAGGGCTCTACTTCCTGGGGCCGATGACCGACGACCGGGGTCGGCCACGACGGCCGGGCGGGCGACGGCGAGTACACCGCCGGACTGCTGATCCGGGACGTGCTGAAGGACCTGGAGAAGGCCGGCCAGCAGCCGCAGGGCATCTGGAAGGTCTTCGTCTTCGCCCAGGACGTCGACCTGCTTCCGCCGGGTACTCCGGCCAAGGTCGCCGCGCAGACCGTCGGCGGCGTCTTCGTGGCCAGTGCCGTCCAGATCACCTTCGACTCCAGCCAGCCCTGCCCTTTGGAGGCGCAGAGCAGCATCAAGGTCGTCTGACCAGCCTTGGACTTGTGGGTACGGCGGGGGCCGAGCGAGGCTCCCGCCGTACGGCGCGCCGGACCAGCCGAGCGCCCAATTTTCGATCTTGCCATCCGCCCCTACTCTGGCCGCATGTGCCGAACTGGCAGCGTGCGCCATCTATAACAACACCACCCCGTCGTTCCGGAGCGCGGTGATCATCTTCTGTCTCACTGCGGCACCGCTGTTCCTCATCGCTGGCCTGACGATCGATCCGGCGCCGAAGCCGCTCGGGGTGCTGCTGGACGGCACCGTGCTCGACCACGCGCCGCCCCGGCCGGGAGACGCCAGCGCGGCCATCGTCTCGGTGCAGACGCCGGAGGGTCGGGTCATCTGCGGCATCGAGCGGGTCCTTCTCCCCGAAGGCCGGCTGCCGGTGGTCGGCGCGACGATCACCGTTGATTACGCCGACGGCAGGTGCCGCCCGGAGCCGGAAGACAACACCGGCATCCGAGTGGGTCTGGTTCTCATTGGCGCGACCGGCGTCATCGGGGTGAGTACGTACTTCTGGCGCAGGTCCGGGCCGGGTCGACGGTTCCGGGCCGCACGGAAGGCGGCCGACCGCCGACGCAACCACCCACGCCGGACGCCCTCACGCGACCGTCCAGGACGCAACGTCAATCGTGTTTCTGGTGGAGCCGAGGGGATTTGAACCCTGGCCTCCTCTTACCAACCGTCACCCTCCCGGGCTTGTCATCGCTGGTCGTATCTTGGCGTTGAGCTGCACAGACGCCGTCCCGCGTTGGTCGCCGCCTGTCACTGGTAGTCAACTCTGAGGAGGGTTCTCGGGCGGTAAACGGGGCTCGGTCCGGCGGGTCCCGGCGGACGCCGCCACCATTGGCACGTTCTGGCGGCGCCTCGAAACACTCGCCACATACTGCCAACGAATCAACGGCTCAGGACACTAGTCGGCGCTCTTGACTGGGGCTGATGGCGCGCCGGCTTCCTTTCCTTTATTCCGGGCGGACGCGAGCAATTTTGGCAGCCGATCGGCGAAATTTTCCGGGAAGGCGTGCCCCAAACCGGCTACTTCATCCAGCACGCAGACCAGTCCGATTTCTCGCGAAGTGGCGACTGCGGCCAGCGCACCGTCGCGTACGTCGCCGTCCTCGCTGCCGAGCACCACATGGCCAGACAGCTCTCGGCGGACCGCCGCCCCGGCCAGGCTGGCGTCGACCTGCTCGGAGTCGATCGCCGGCGCCATCGCGATGAAGGCCACGGCTGGTCCGGCAAGCGCCCAGCGGATTGCCACCCGCCCGCCAGCGGAGAAGCCCGCAGACACTAGCGGCAGTGCTCGCTCGGCCGGGGTGAGGTTGGCCAGCGCCGCCTCGACGTCCCGCACCGCGACCTCATGCTCCGGCCAGGACCGGTAGGTTGGCGTGTTGCGTTGGGTTGACTCAACGGCGAGCAGTAGCCAGCCCACGTCCACCGCCGACGCCCAAGCCCCCGCAGCGTCGTCAGCGTCCTCCCCGGCGCCGTGCAGCGCGACCAGCACCCCGACAGGCTCTCCCAACGGCCGACGGACCAGTGGCGGACGGGCCTGACTGGCCGCGGCGACTGCGCGGTCGTGCGCGGTGGCAACCAGCTCAGCGAAATCGGGCAGCTCACGCAGCGGCGCTAAGTCATCGTCCTCGACCAGGATCCGCCGGTGCCACCAAGCCCCGGCGGCCAGCGCTGCTGCCATCTCGGCGTACGCCTCGGCGGGCCGGCCGTCCTTGACGAGCAGACACGCGGCCATGTGTGCCAGGTCAGCCCGCCAGTCCGGCAGGTCGGCGTAGGCCGTCCGGGCCAGCGCAGCCCCTTCCGCATGACGGCCGGCTCTGTAATGGGCGAAAATTCGGTCTTCCATCGCCCGATATCGGGCTCGGTCGTTGGCCACGGGCCTGATCTTCTCCGGTCCGTCAAACGGAATACCGATCAAGCCAGGGCGTCGCTCTCATACAGCGCGGGAGAAGCCGCAGCAAGTCGCCGGGTGGACAGCGTCCGCCCCAACTACGGCTGCGGGCGTGCCGATGAGTGGACTTCGAACGGGCAGCGACGGCCCCTCAGGAGAAGTAGACAGCGCGGCCAGCTCCAGCCTGCGCTTCAGACAGAACGAGCAGATGGCCGAGACGCTCGACCTCTTGGTCGAGCAGTCCGGCGCGCGCTTCGAGACCGTCGGCTCGATGCGCAAGGATAGGTCGGTCTTCGTGACCATGAAGCTGCCCACGGCGGCTTCTCACCGTGGACCGAACGTCGCGCCTACCGGTCGGTTGAGGGAAGCCCGTTTGGCGGTGTGTCCTCCAACAAGGTGAAACCTGAGCGATTTTCCTCTTCTGTCTGAGATTTCCGCTGACCGTGATTACGGTGAGGTTCGGGCGATCAAGCAGTTCACCGCGGCGACGAAGCCCGGCAGCCATCGGTCCACGCGCCGCTCGGCGGTGCTTCCGACCGGTTACGGCTTCGGCTGGGTCGCGTTGGCAGCCACGCACATCTGCCCACCTTCGGAAACCACTGAGCAACGAGGGAGAAATACATGCTCGGTATCTCGCTACGTCGGCCGAAGATCATCGCCGCAACGCTCGCCGCCGCAACGCTCTTCACGGTGCTCGGCTCAGCCACCCCGCACGTGTTCGCGGACGGCGGTCCGCAGCCAACCCCCAATGAGGAGCATGACACCAGGCCAACCATCG
The nucleotide sequence above comes from Plantactinospora soyae. Encoded proteins:
- a CDS encoding serine aminopeptidase domain-containing protein, producing the protein MANDRARYRAMEDRIFAHYRAGRHAEGAALARTAYADLPDWRADLAHMAACLLVKDGRPAEAYAEMAAALAAGAWWHRRILVEDDDLAPLRELPDFAELVATAHDRAVAAASQARPPLVRRPLGEPVGVLVALHGAGEDADDAAGAWASAVDVGWLLLAVESTQRNTPTYRSWPEHEVAVRDVEAALANLTPAERALPLVSAGFSAGGRVAIRWALAGPAVAFIAMAPAIDSEQVDASLAGAAVRRELSGHVVLGSEDGDVRDGALAAVATSREIGLVCVLDEVAGLGHAFPENFADRLPKLLASARNKGKEAGAPSAPVKSAD